The Leisingera caerulea DSM 24564 genome contains a region encoding:
- a CDS encoding c-type cytochrome, whose amino-acid sequence MAVVSPVAAEKFGLGRPALPEEIAAWDLDVAPDGTGLPTGSGDVFTGEEVFAEKCAVCHGDFAEGVGNWPKLAGGQGTLDHEDPLKTVGSYWPYLSTTWDYVNRSMPFGDAQSLTPDEVYAIVAYILYSNDLVDDEFVLSDETFKQVELPNADGFILDDRLDAEKHFWNPEPCMENCKDSVEITMRALVLDVTPEEEGAEAAAEAAPVQEAVAEEAVEEPVETAAVLDPELVAKGEKTFKKCKACHQVGENAKSKTGPILNGIVGAPAGHAEGFRYSKAMKAAAEDGLVWDEAELAAFLAKPKKYMKGTKMSFAGLKKDSDIEAVIAYLQSYSR is encoded by the coding sequence ATGGCGGTTGTCTCGCCCGTTGCCGCGGAAAAATTCGGCCTCGGCCGCCCGGCCTTGCCGGAGGAAATCGCGGCCTGGGACCTGGACGTGGCACCCGACGGCACCGGTCTGCCGACGGGCTCGGGCGATGTGTTCACCGGCGAGGAAGTCTTTGCCGAGAAATGCGCGGTCTGCCATGGCGACTTTGCCGAGGGCGTAGGCAATTGGCCCAAGCTGGCAGGCGGGCAGGGCACGCTGGACCATGAGGACCCGCTGAAGACAGTGGGCAGCTACTGGCCGTATCTGTCGACCACCTGGGATTACGTGAACCGGTCAATGCCTTTCGGCGATGCGCAGTCGCTGACGCCGGATGAGGTCTATGCCATCGTGGCTTATATCCTCTATTCCAACGATCTGGTGGATGATGAATTCGTTCTATCGGATGAGACCTTCAAACAGGTCGAGCTTCCGAATGCGGATGGTTTCATCCTGGATGACCGGCTAGACGCGGAGAAGCATTTCTGGAACCCGGAACCTTGCATGGAGAACTGCAAGGACAGCGTCGAGATCACCATGCGCGCCCTTGTGCTGGACGTGACGCCGGAAGAGGAGGGGGCCGAGGCTGCTGCCGAAGCTGCGCCAGTACAGGAGGCGGTGGCGGAAGAGGCGGTTGAAGAGCCCGTCGAAACTGCTGCGGTTCTGGATCCGGAGCTGGTGGCCAAGGGCGAGAAGACCTTCAAGAAGTGCAAGGCCTGCCACCAGGTGGGCGAGAACGCCAAGTCCAAGACCGGGCCGATCCTGAACGGCATCGTCGGCGCGCCTGCGGGCCATGCCGAAGGGTTCCGTTATTCCAAGGCGATGAAGGCCGCGGCGGAAGACGGGCTGGTCTGGGATGAAGCCGAGCTGGCGGCCTTTCTGGCCAAGCCCAAGAAGTACATGAAGGGCACCAAAATGTCCTTTGCCGGGCTGAAGAAGGACAGCGATATCGAGGCGGTGATTGCCTATCTGCAGTCCTATTCCCGGTAA
- the soxC gene encoding sulfite dehydrogenase, whose product MSDDAKSLAPSRRQFLTGAAAAGAGAVAAGAAKAAAPDPLITEVQDWASGLGEGVDATPYGLPIKYESDVVRRNVEWLTADTISSINFTPIHALDGTITPQGCAFERHHSGAIELRKEDYRLMINGLVDTPLVFTYEDLERFPRENRVYFCECAANSGMEWAGAQLNGAQFTHGMIHNMEYSGVSLRTLLEEAGVSPEGKWVYVEGADASSNGRSIPLEKAMDDVLVAFKANGEALRKEHGYPVRLVVPGWEGNMWIKWLRRVEVMDQPVESREETSKYTDTLANGISRKWTWEMDAKSVVTSPSPQAPITHGAGPLVITGLAWSGRGAITGVDVTLDGGKTWTEARLAAPGTDKALTRFYLDINWDGSEMLLQSRAKDSTGYVQPTKAQLREVRGLNSIYHNNAIQTWWVKANGEAENVEVS is encoded by the coding sequence ATGAGTGACGACGCCAAGAGTCTGGCGCCCTCGCGCCGCCAGTTCCTGACCGGGGCGGCGGCGGCCGGAGCAGGGGCGGTGGCGGCCGGGGCGGCCAAGGCGGCCGCACCCGATCCGCTGATTACCGAAGTGCAGGACTGGGCCAGCGGTCTGGGCGAGGGGGTGGATGCCACGCCCTACGGCTTGCCGATCAAATACGAAAGCGACGTGGTGCGCCGCAACGTGGAGTGGCTGACGGCGGACACCATCAGCTCAATCAACTTCACGCCGATCCACGCCCTGGACGGCACGATCACGCCGCAGGGCTGCGCGTTTGAGCGGCATCATTCCGGCGCGATTGAGCTGCGCAAGGAAGATTACCGGCTGATGATCAACGGTCTGGTCGATACGCCGCTGGTCTTCACTTACGAGGATCTGGAGCGCTTCCCGCGCGAGAACCGGGTCTATTTCTGCGAATGCGCGGCAAACTCCGGCATGGAGTGGGCCGGCGCGCAGCTGAACGGCGCGCAGTTCACCCACGGCATGATCCACAACATGGAATATTCCGGCGTGTCCCTGCGGACGCTGCTTGAGGAAGCCGGCGTGAGCCCCGAGGGCAAATGGGTCTATGTGGAAGGCGCGGATGCGTCCTCCAACGGGCGCTCGATCCCGCTGGAGAAGGCGATGGACGATGTGCTGGTCGCCTTCAAGGCCAATGGCGAGGCGCTGCGCAAGGAGCATGGTTACCCGGTCCGGCTGGTGGTGCCGGGCTGGGAAGGAAACATGTGGATCAAATGGCTGCGCCGGGTCGAGGTGATGGACCAGCCGGTCGAAAGCCGCGAGGAGACCTCGAAATACACCGACACGCTGGCCAACGGCATCAGCCGCAAGTGGACCTGGGAGATGGATGCCAAGTCCGTTGTCACCAGCCCCAGCCCGCAGGCGCCCATCACTCATGGTGCAGGGCCGCTGGTGATCACCGGTCTGGCCTGGTCGGGCCGCGGCGCGATTACCGGGGTGGATGTGACGCTGGATGGCGGCAAGACCTGGACCGAGGCGCGGCTGGCGGCGCCGGGCACGGACAAGGCGCTGACCCGGTTCTACCTGGATATCAACTGGGACGGCTCCGAAATGCTGCTGCAAAGCCGGGCCAAGGACTCCACCGGTTACGTCCAGCCCACCAAGGCGCAGCTGCGCGAGGTCCGGGGGCTGAATTCGATCTATCACAACAACGCCATCCAGACCTGGTGGGTCAAGGCAAACGGGGAGGCGGAAAATGTCGAGGTTTCTTGA
- the soxB gene encoding thiosulfohydrolase SoxB — MISRRDFLQVSMAASAMVGASGFGNWARLAAQQRLSQDQLLEFDTYGNISLIHVTDIHGQLKPIYFREPSVNLGVGENKGHVPHITGADFRKVYGITDGSPSAYALTYNDFSALAKAYGRVGGMDRVATIINAIRADRPDALLLDGGDTWHGSYTCHHTQGQDMVNVMNALKPDAMTFHWEFTLGSDRVNEIVENLPFAALGQNIFDAEWDEPAELFKPYKFFERGGAKVAVIGQAFPYMPIANPGWMFPEYSFGIRDEHMQAMVDEVRAAGADVVVVLSHNGFDVDKKMAGKVQGIDVILSGHTHDALPEPVLAGKTHIIASGSNGKFVSRVDLDVRDGQLMGLRHKLIPVFSDVIAPDPAVAQLIEAERAPFKAQLEEVIGQTDTLLYRRGNFNGTWDDLICDALLSEREADIAMSPGVRWGPSLVPGDDITREDIWNVTSMSYGEAYRSEMTGEFIKVILEDVADNIFNPDPYYQQGGDMVRIGGMGYRIDITKPQGERISEMTLLKTGEAIDPAKSYVVAGWASVNEGTEGPMIWDVVEDHIRKLGTVTLDPNNSVQVAGA; from the coding sequence ATGATCTCGCGCCGCGATTTTCTGCAGGTTTCCATGGCCGCCTCGGCCATGGTGGGGGCGTCAGGCTTTGGCAATTGGGCGCGGCTGGCTGCGCAGCAGCGCCTGAGCCAGGACCAGCTGCTGGAGTTTGACACCTATGGCAACATCAGCCTGATCCATGTGACCGATATTCACGGCCAGCTGAAACCGATCTATTTCCGGGAGCCTTCGGTCAATCTGGGGGTTGGAGAGAACAAGGGCCATGTGCCCCACATCACCGGCGCCGACTTCCGCAAGGTGTACGGCATCACTGACGGCAGCCCTTCGGCCTATGCGCTGACCTACAATGATTTCTCTGCGCTGGCCAAGGCCTATGGCCGCGTTGGCGGGATGGACCGGGTGGCGACCATCATCAACGCCATCCGCGCCGACCGCCCCGATGCGCTGCTGCTTGACGGCGGCGACACCTGGCACGGCTCCTATACCTGCCATCACACCCAGGGCCAGGACATGGTCAACGTGATGAACGCGCTGAAGCCGGATGCGATGACGTTCCACTGGGAGTTCACGCTGGGCAGCGACAGGGTGAATGAGATCGTCGAAAACCTGCCCTTTGCCGCGCTTGGCCAGAACATTTTTGACGCCGAATGGGACGAGCCGGCGGAGCTGTTCAAGCCTTATAAGTTCTTTGAGCGCGGCGGCGCCAAGGTGGCAGTGATCGGTCAGGCCTTCCCCTATATGCCGATTGCCAACCCGGGCTGGATGTTCCCGGAGTATTCGTTCGGCATCCGCGATGAGCATATGCAGGCCATGGTGGACGAGGTCCGCGCGGCAGGCGCCGATGTCGTGGTGGTGCTGAGCCACAACGGCTTTGACGTGGACAAGAAGATGGCCGGCAAGGTGCAGGGCATCGACGTGATCCTGTCCGGCCACACCCACGACGCCCTGCCGGAGCCGGTGCTGGCGGGCAAGACCCATATCATCGCGTCCGGTTCCAACGGCAAGTTTGTCTCCCGCGTGGATCTGGATGTGCGCGACGGCCAGCTGATGGGGCTGCGGCACAAGCTGATCCCGGTGTTCTCGGACGTGATCGCGCCGGACCCGGCGGTGGCGCAGCTGATCGAAGCGGAACGCGCCCCCTTCAAGGCGCAGCTGGAGGAGGTGATCGGCCAGACCGATACGCTGCTGTACCGGCGAGGCAACTTCAACGGCACTTGGGACGACCTGATCTGCGACGCGCTGCTGAGCGAGCGGGAGGCGGATATCGCCATGTCGCCCGGCGTGCGCTGGGGGCCGTCGCTGGTGCCGGGGGATGACATCACCCGCGAGGACATCTGGAACGTGACCTCGATGTCTTACGGGGAGGCCTACCGGAGCGAAATGACCGGCGAGTTCATCAAGGTGATCCTGGAGGACGTGGCCGACAACATCTTCAATCCCGATCCCTATTACCAGCAGGGCGGCGACATGGTGCGGATCGGCGGCATGGGCTACCGCATCGACATCACCAAGCCGCAGGGCGAGCGGATCAGTGAAATGACGCTGCTGAAAACCGGCGAGGCGATCGACCCGGCAAAGTCCTATGTGGTGGCGGGCTGGGCCAGCGTGAACGAGGGCACCGAGGGGCCGATGATCTGGGATGTGGTCGAGGATCACATCCGCAAGCTTGGCACCGTGACCCTGGACCCGAACAACTCTGTGCAGGTGGCGGGCGCGTAA